CATCGAAGCGGGACTGGCAGGCAAAGCCGTAGACCAACCGACCTTAGAATCGGTACTCTCAGGCAACCTAGGCGATGAAACCATTAAAGGGAAACGGGAAAATCACAAATCAGGCTTCGATCTGACCTTTTCGGCTCCTAAAACCATCAGCGTTCTTGCGCTTGTTGGAGGAGATGCCCGTCTCATTGAAGCGCATAACAACGCCGTCAAATTTGCTTTAACAGAGCTTGAAAAAGACGTGGCACAAGTCAAAGTCACTCATGAAAAAGGGATCCAAGAATACGAAAATACGGATTCGATGCTATTTGCGGTCGTGCGCCATAAGACCAGCCGTGAAAATGACCCACAAGTCCACTCTCACGCTCTAGCGGCAAACATGACGCGAGACCAAGAAGGTGATTTACGGGCTTTATCAACCAGCCTAAAACAAAAAGGCGGTGTCATTAACGGCACAGGCGAACGCATTTACAACTTCCAAAAATACTACGGTATCTTATACCAAAGCCAGCTTGCTAAAGACGTACAAGCCCTTGGTTATTCCACGCGAGGCGTCGGTAACGGTCAGTTCGAAGTCAGCGGTGTCCCTCAACCCATTATTGAAGCCTCATCGACTCGCAAACAGCAAATTGACCAACGCACCCTAGACTTAGGCTTTGATTCACGCGCGGCAAAAGACGTCGCCAACCTCGATACACGTAAAAGCAAAACCTATCAGAGTAATGAAAGCCTCAATAATCAGTGGCAAACCAAAGTACACACGCAAGGCTATGAGCCGTCTGAGTTAGTGGGAATGGCGCAGCAAGCCAAGACATCACAAGATGGGATTACGCCAGATGATACGAAAGCTGCCATTCATAGAGCCATTGACCATTTGGGTCAATACAGCACCGCATTACACCTAGAAAAAATCATTGAACTTGCCGCGTCTGATTTTACCAAAGGAGGCGTTCAAGCCAATGCGATTGAGCTTAAAACCATCCTAGACCAACAGATAAAAGAGGGCGCGCTTATTCCTTTAGCCGATAAAGGGCAATACACCACCCAAACCCTGATTGATAATGAGCACTCACTCATGAAAAGCACCCAAGGACGGGCGCACCACATGCGCACCCACGTTGACCCCTCGCTCTTACATCGCCTTGATATTCCAGCCAACCAGCAACAAAAGCTCACCGACCTATTTCAGTCCACCAAGCAGTTTCATGTCGTCAATGTGCATGGCTCATCACAAGGTATCGCGCAGCAACTGCTTAATGTCGGCAACCACAGCGGCAAACGGGTTCAGTTCGTCTCCCAAACCGCCAAAGCCAAATCAGAAGGCGTGGAGAATATTCAGCGCCACAGCCACACCTTAGGCGCATGGATAGCCCATCACTTTTCACCTGAGCAGCGCCACACTACCCAAAGCTTGCTCCAGGGCGCAACGCCGTTCACCAACAAAGACATCTTGCTCATCGACGACGCCAATAAGATGAGCGCTAAGGAGCTGATGAGTCTCACCAACCAAGCCAAGCAATCCAACACCAAGGTGGTGATGCTGAACCGCGTCTCCAGTCGTCAAGGCTTTAAAGCCAACAACGCCATTGAACTGTACCGCAAAGGCAACGTAGAGCGTCATACATGGGCGGGTGGGAAAAGCGCCCCCACCGACATCAAGCTGCATGACAACGACACCGATAGGATAGCAAGGGTCTATGCTGACTTGCCGGACAAAGCCAACACCCAAGTGATTGCCACCTCCGGCGTCGAGCAGCGGCGATTAACCGAAGCAATACGAGGGCAGTTAAAAAACACCGGCGCCCTCTCTCGTCATGAAACCACCCTATTCACTCAAACCCCTCACTCTCTCTCCAAAGCGCAGCAACCGCTTGTCCAACACTACAAACCCGGCATGACCCTCACCCATTGGGAGAAAAACAAACCTCAGAGTTTTGTCATCGCCAGTATCGACAAAGAGAGCAACACCATGACCGCACTCAGCAAACGCGATGGACAGTCACACCGCTTTGACCCGTCCAGTCGCGCCTTTAAGAATATGAAGATGCAAATCAATAAACCGCAAAGTCTCAACATCGCCCAAGGCGAACGCCTTCGCACACTGGGTAAGCACTTTCCTTCTGGCTTAGAGGGCAACCAAAGTTACCTTGTCACTAGCGTGAATAAAGAACACATCACACTGGAGAATCAAGGTGATAGTCAAGGTAAGTCACAACACCTACGCCTAGAGAGTCTAAAAGACGCACCCCTGCAATACGATTACGTTCACGGCGCCAACCATATTGAACAAAAAGCCCATACTTTACTGTCAGGAAAAGCGTTTACTCTGTCTAAACCCCTGATAAACGACCTGACCGAAAAAACAGCGCGCCTTGATGTCTTCACCGACAAGCCAAACAAAGCCCAAAGCGCCCTAGAAAAAGAGCAGGTCTCCCCGTCAGCCATTGAGCGCGTCTTGCACACGCAAAACGTCAACGACCGCTACCTAAGCGGCGCCACCCAAGCCTTGTTAACACAAGACGTCAGTCAGGCGCTTTCCGCCTTGGCAAAAGCGCAAAACGCCCCACTGATTGAAAAAGCGGTCAGCTTTGCCTTAAATCATTTATCTGAGCGTGAAGCGGGATTTAGCCAAAAAGCGTTAGTGGTGGAGGCGGTACGCTACGCCTTTGAAGAAGCCGGTGGCGTTATTACCAAAGACCAGATTGACACGGAGCTTACCAAGCGACGTGACACCCTTTCAGCGGAGTACAGTGACGGCACGCGCTGGACAACACACGCTGCGCTGGAGACTGAAAAACGCATCTTGCAAAACATCACCGATGGCAAGGGCCAACATCCGCCTTTTTCGACAACCAAGCAGGTGCAAGCCTTTCTTGAGACCCAGCCTCGCCTCACTCAAGGACAACAAGGCAGCCTTACCCTGATTTCAACCACCCAAGACAGCTTTGTCGCCATTCAGGGCTTAGCCGGTACGGGGAAATCCACTATGCTCGAGTCCAACATTGAACTTATCCAGTTAGCAAAACAAGTCAGCCAACAACCCGAGCAAAACGTCATTGGTCTTGCCCCCACTCACGCCGCCGTTTCTGAGCTGGAAAGCAAGGGCGTGAAAGCGCAAAGCCTAGAGAGCCTACTCAGCGACGTCCGACAAGGCAACCACCAAGCCAGTGACTATCAAGGCACTTTGTTCTTTCTCGATGAAAGCTCCATGGTCAGCAACAAACAAGCCGATGAATTCACGGCGCTGGTCAATGCCAGTCAATCCAAAGCCGTACTGTTAGGGGATAAAGAGCAGTTGTTATCTTTAAGCGCCGGTAAACCCTTTGAGCTGGCCATGCGTCAAGGTCGCCTCGATACCGCTTACATGACCGACATCATTCGTCAGCAAAACGACACCCTACTCAATGCCGCGCAAAACACCATTGATAAGCAGCCCGAAAGCGCCTTGGACAAACTCCAACGCCAAGCGCCTGACGCGCAAGGCAATCACCAACATGTCATCTCTACGCTGGATGAAAACAATAAAGACCGACGCCAAGCGCAATTAGAAGCGACTGAAAAGCTGCCCTTTGTCGTAGCAAAGGATTATCTAGCGCGCACACCTGAAACCCGCGAAAACACGCTCATCATCGCCTACACCAACCAAGAGCGTGATGACATCACGGCCTACCTCCGGGTTGGCTTAATGAAAAACAAGGAAATCGGCAAAGAGAACATTGTCGCCACGAGATTGCGCTCCATCGGCGCCACCGGTGAAGAGCTCACCACCATGATGCCGTATCAAAAAGGCTTAGTGCTGAGCACCAAGCCCGGTGAGTACGCCACCATTACCCACGTGGATTCGGAGCACGGTGTGGTGA
This DNA window, taken from Vibrio tapetis subsp. tapetis, encodes the following:
- the traI gene encoding conjugative transfer relaxase/helicase TraI; the encoded protein is MLSISPLKSASGAAKYYLSEENPKDSPDLSLEKDAGDNYYLKEKDQEENTFWHGKLAIEAGLAGKAVDQPTLESVLSGNLGDETIKGKRENHKSGFDLTFSAPKTISVLALVGGDARLIEAHNNAVKFALTELEKDVAQVKVTHEKGIQEYENTDSMLFAVVRHKTSRENDPQVHSHALAANMTRDQEGDLRALSTSLKQKGGVINGTGERIYNFQKYYGILYQSQLAKDVQALGYSTRGVGNGQFEVSGVPQPIIEASSTRKQQIDQRTLDLGFDSRAAKDVANLDTRKSKTYQSNESLNNQWQTKVHTQGYEPSELVGMAQQAKTSQDGITPDDTKAAIHRAIDHLGQYSTALHLEKIIELAASDFTKGGVQANAIELKTILDQQIKEGALIPLADKGQYTTQTLIDNEHSLMKSTQGRAHHMRTHVDPSLLHRLDIPANQQQKLTDLFQSTKQFHVVNVHGSSQGIAQQLLNVGNHSGKRVQFVSQTAKAKSEGVENIQRHSHTLGAWIAHHFSPEQRHTTQSLLQGATPFTNKDILLIDDANKMSAKELMSLTNQAKQSNTKVVMLNRVSSRQGFKANNAIELYRKGNVERHTWAGGKSAPTDIKLHDNDTDRIARVYADLPDKANTQVIATSGVEQRRLTEAIRGQLKNTGALSRHETTLFTQTPHSLSKAQQPLVQHYKPGMTLTHWEKNKPQSFVIASIDKESNTMTALSKRDGQSHRFDPSSRAFKNMKMQINKPQSLNIAQGERLRTLGKHFPSGLEGNQSYLVTSVNKEHITLENQGDSQGKSQHLRLESLKDAPLQYDYVHGANHIEQKAHTLLSGKAFTLSKPLINDLTEKTARLDVFTDKPNKAQSALEKEQVSPSAIERVLHTQNVNDRYLSGATQALLTQDVSQALSALAKAQNAPLIEKAVSFALNHLSEREAGFSQKALVVEAVRYAFEEAGGVITKDQIDTELTKRRDTLSAEYSDGTRWTTHAALETEKRILQNITDGKGQHPPFSTTKQVQAFLETQPRLTQGQQGSLTLISTTQDSFVAIQGLAGTGKSTMLESNIELIQLAKQVSQQPEQNVIGLAPTHAAVSELESKGVKAQSLESLLSDVRQGNHQASDYQGTLFFLDESSMVSNKQADEFTALVNASQSKAVLLGDKEQLLSLSAGKPFELAMRQGRLDTAYMTDIIRQQNDTLLNAAQNTIDKQPESALDKLQRQAPDAQGNHQHVISTLDENNKDRRQAQLEATEKLPFVVAKDYLARTPETRENTLIIAYTNQERDDITAYLRVGLMKNKEIGKENIVATRLRSIGATGEELTTMMPYQKGLVLSTKPGEYATITHVDSEHGVVTLEDASTGKTKPFLPRNRDHRFTTLFSVSEKPLSTGDKIVTRFTDKSRDIKANVEYRITQASPDSIIAQSKSGQTLTINPNELTDSHWDYAYSRTADMAQGATYPHVITAIKSKGALTNLRRAGIDVTRASQHVRLYTDNTTHLLKSWLSKESHKASAIETANQTPPQDTTYFNRNALPHEDVRFQNKSGDFDYNTFKEHINTQLPKYTESLAMHLLGKPNQSKSDRDYLTFGIGKSAIKVTLTGEHRGYFKDYTTGEKGSLINLIMSHKDMGYKEAMTEANNLLNEPSKYQLEENSKHDKLLNTTPKHIAQFEERAKEYISQSKPIDNTLAQTYLNKLGVNHTHNDQVKFHPAVYSSEDKLFHPAMVTNIHNKQGETKAIEVIYLDHQGNKDSALDINPRTLGTKSKQLTTFHQGEHVNTTLISTSIENSFLIREHTQGQMDIINVNHKNDIQNIPTDELRQNVIIVLNQGNHDLNPNNIEKIVENFNGRDIQFMSDDHLKEDIKTCIDKLDRDNRAHDIELSEAHPTHQERALDTLNLDEKKERDSQSLEHFENKAPSPQHEMAFNHPEKENDWESREIDRELER